In Ruminococcaceae bacterium BL-4, one DNA window encodes the following:
- a CDS encoding Putative ABC transporter permease protein (Evidence 3 : Putative function from multiple computational evidences) — protein MNNVLRNNFSRIFRRLPSVIIMLAITLLSIFLAVYMTGAEQIRGHIALVTDNSAVEINSNYLSIEVMEQKPPMSKLVSQKYDAIVTDQGNGQFDIETLRGSDFKEMLQLLLQNPQAKIPAQRSDRSVGVNIIGFLMVFLGTSVFFYFFPFADDKEQNQLLRIAASPLSFRRYLAAHFLFCLFSFVPSFGMLAIMKAAGWDIGFSLPQYAGLLLLLAMLGSTFALFLNTFIKKPDNANMFGNSILIVTSTLAGAFYSFSKSNAFLDNLIHILPQKQFLEFAINLQNGEEWQHLFPLIYIILFSAVMFGLAYRKLKHDYVERV, from the coding sequence ATGAATAACGTTCTTCGAAATAATTTTAGCCGTATCTTTCGCCGTCTGCCTTCCGTTATCATCATGCTTGCAATCACACTTCTTTCCATTTTTCTCGCTGTCTATATGACCGGCGCTGAACAAATCAGAGGCCATATTGCACTGGTAACAGACAACAGCGCGGTAGAAATCAATTCAAACTATCTCAGCATAGAAGTTATGGAACAAAAGCCTCCTATGTCAAAGCTTGTTTCTCAAAAATACGATGCCATCGTCACCGATCAGGGAAATGGCCAATTTGATATTGAAACTCTTCGCGGCAGCGATTTTAAAGAGATGCTGCAGCTTCTTTTGCAGAATCCTCAGGCAAAAATTCCGGCACAAAGAAGTGACCGGAGCGTCGGAGTAAATATTATCGGATTCCTCATGGTTTTTCTTGGCACAAGTGTATTTTTCTACTTTTTCCCGTTTGCGGACGATAAAGAGCAAAATCAACTTCTGCGTATTGCAGCATCTCCGCTGTCGTTCCGGCGATATCTCGCTGCGCACTTTCTTTTTTGTCTATTTTCATTTGTGCCGTCGTTCGGCATGCTCGCCATTATGAAGGCTGCCGGGTGGGATATCGGTTTTTCCCTGCCTCAATATGCCGGACTACTGCTTCTTCTTGCTATGTTAGGCAGCACATTTGCATTGTTTCTCAACACATTTATCAAAAAGCCTGACAACGCAAACATGTTTGGCAATTCCATCTTGATCGTTACCTCAACGCTTGCCGGTGCCTTTTACTCCTTCAGCAAAAGCAACGCATTTCTTGACAATTTGATTCACATTCTCCCGCAAAAGCAGTTCCTCGAATTCGCGATCAACCTTCAAAACGGAGAAGAATGGCAGCACCTGTTCCCCCTCATTTATATCATCCTATTTTCCGCTGTCATGTTCGGTCTGGCCTATCGAAAACTAAAGCATGATTATGTGGAGCGGGTATGA
- a CDS encoding ABC transporter permease translates to MYRFFQIFKMDLSNNFKNPVLINFNLVFAIVMILIMGFLTSGNYANVMDAYNYYAVSFLIFGMMEGAMTATNCFMERDIKKPNLRILSSPCGKFPIYFSKMLASFLFDYILHLLVAVILLIAGINLGGQNVGWIFLMMIPVEFSAAALGVLFCCIFHCEETASTILSLFVSVIAFLGGAFFSLDGLGSTLASISRISPVKLLIDVFFAVIYDNNLSGVLPVLFISTAFSALCIFGCQKTFRAEDYL, encoded by the coding sequence ATGTACCGCTTTTTTCAAATTTTCAAAATGGATCTATCCAACAACTTTAAAAATCCGGTTCTGATCAATTTTAACTTGGTTTTTGCAATCGTGATGATTCTGATTATGGGTTTCCTTACGAGTGGAAATTACGCAAATGTGATGGACGCCTATAACTATTATGCAGTGTCCTTTTTGATCTTCGGTATGATGGAAGGCGCTATGACAGCCACAAACTGCTTTATGGAGCGCGATATTAAAAAGCCGAATCTACGGATTCTTTCTTCGCCATGCGGAAAGTTTCCAATTTACTTTTCGAAAATGCTCGCTTCGTTCCTATTTGATTACATCCTTCATCTGCTGGTTGCAGTCATTCTGCTGATTGCAGGAATCAATCTCGGTGGTCAAAATGTCGGCTGGATCTTTTTGATGATGATTCCCGTTGAATTTAGTGCTGCAGCACTTGGTGTGTTGTTCTGCTGTATCTTTCACTGTGAGGAAACAGCAAGCACCATTCTAAGTCTATTTGTTTCAGTCATTGCTTTTTTAGGAGGAGCTTTTTTCTCGCTCGATGGCCTTGGTTCTACGCTTGCGTCCATCTCGCGTATTTCCCCTGTAAAGCTGCTGATTGATGTCTTTTTCGCTGTCATTTACGACAATAACTTGTCCGGTGTACTGCCGGTTCTTTTCATCAGCACAGCATTCAGTGCTCTGTGTATTTTTGGATGCCAAAAAACTTTTCGAGCGGAGGATTACCTATGA
- the bifL gene encoding ABC transporter (ATP-binding protein) biofilm formation (Evidence 2a : Function from experimental evidences in other organisms; PubMedId : 28461449; Product type t : transporter): MEKLLEINSLSKSFKGNRVLDNISFSIEKGEVLCLLGPNGAGKSTTINILLGLLGRDSGTITYDGKVINRSRLRAYKQKLGVVPQDLALYEELSAQQNARFFTSLYGLRGSNLDEAVEKALEFAGLTDRRKDKVKTFSGGMKRRLNIACAIAHHPELVIMDEPTVGIDPQSRNHILDSIKKLQAEGITILYTTHYMEEVEAISSRIIIIDHGKIIAEGTKEKLKENIQSEKCYHIELEEGSPVPAEGFYDVEGVKEAKSDGNKIDIVSLRGVENLDRIISLISDAGAHIRNIAGEEASLETVFLKLTGRKLRD, from the coding sequence ATGGAAAAATTATTAGAAATCAATAGCCTGTCAAAAAGCTTTAAAGGAAACCGCGTCCTCGATAATATCAGTTTCTCGATTGAGAAAGGGGAAGTCCTCTGTCTGCTAGGTCCAAACGGTGCCGGAAAAAGCACAACGATTAACATTCTACTTGGATTACTCGGACGTGACAGCGGAACTATCACCTATGACGGAAAAGTAATCAACCGCAGCCGCCTGCGCGCTTACAAGCAGAAGCTCGGCGTCGTTCCACAAGATCTTGCTCTCTACGAAGAACTTTCCGCCCAACAAAATGCTCGTTTTTTTACTTCGCTTTATGGTTTGCGCGGTTCAAATCTCGATGAAGCCGTGGAAAAAGCTCTGGAGTTTGCAGGTCTAACCGACCGGCGAAAGGACAAGGTGAAAACTTTTTCAGGCGGCATGAAGCGCCGGCTCAACATTGCCTGTGCCATTGCACATCACCCGGAACTGGTCATTATGGATGAACCGACTGTCGGTATTGACCCGCAGTCACGCAACCATATTCTTGATTCCATTAAAAAGCTGCAGGCAGAGGGCATCACCATTCTTTACACCACACATTACATGGAAGAAGTTGAAGCCATTTCGTCCCGCATCATCATCATTGATCACGGTAAGATCATTGCTGAGGGAACAAAAGAAAAACTTAAAGAAAACATTCAGAGCGAAAAATGCTATCACATCGAGCTGGAAGAAGGTTCTCCTGTCCCTGCTGAAGGATTTTACGATGTCGAAGGCGTCAAAGAGGCAAAATCAGACGGCAACAAGATTGATATTGTCTCCCTGCGCGGCGTGGAAAACCTTGACCGCATCATTTCACTGATTTCAGACGCCGGCGCCCACATCCGCAATATTGCAGGCGAAGAAGCCAGCCTTGAGACTGTCTTTCTCAAGCTGACCGGCCGCAAGTTACGGGATTAA
- a CDS encoding Phosphoserine phosphatase — protein sequence MAKTAAFFDIDGTISREGLISEMFKKMIKYELIDPSKWYEDVEPAFTRWDKRVGNYDDYLQKMVDIYSETVQNTNSFHILYIAKRVIEQKGERVYTYTRDRIRWHREHGHRVIAISGSPVELVREMSEKYGMDDYRGTVYKVGPDGRYSGEIIPMWDSESKQCAVLEMAKQYGIDLSESYAYGDTNGDFAMMKLVGHPVAVNPTRELLTHIQKDDALRKKIVVIVERKDVIYRLNMETLNLAD from the coding sequence ATGGCAAAGACGGCAGCTTTTTTTGACATTGACGGTACGATTTCTCGTGAAGGACTGATCAGCGAGATGTTTAAAAAGATGATCAAATACGAACTGATTGATCCCAGTAAGTGGTATGAGGATGTTGAACCCGCATTTACGAGATGGGATAAACGTGTTGGAAATTATGATGATTACCTTCAAAAGATGGTGGATATCTATTCGGAAACGGTCCAGAACACGAATTCCTTTCATATTTTGTATATTGCAAAAAGAGTGATTGAACAGAAGGGCGAGCGGGTCTACACCTACACTCGTGACCGAATTCGTTGGCATCGGGAGCATGGCCACCGGGTCATTGCGATTTCTGGTTCGCCGGTAGAACTTGTTCGTGAAATGTCCGAAAAATACGGCATGGATGATTATCGCGGCACGGTTTACAAAGTCGGTCCGGACGGACGCTACAGCGGTGAAATCATTCCAATGTGGGATTCCGAGAGCAAGCAATGCGCTGTGCTCGAAATGGCAAAACAGTACGGAATTGATCTTTCTGAAAGTTATGCTTATGGAGATACAAACGGCGATTTTGCCATGATGAAATTGGTGGGGCATCCCGTAGCAGTCAATCCGACTCGGGAATTGCTTACTCATATCCAGAAAGACGATGCCCTTCGGAAGAAGATTGTTGTTATTGTAGAGCGCAAGGACGTAATTTACCGTTTAAACATGGAAACCCTTAACCTTGCAGATTGA
- a CDS encoding protein of unknown function (Evidence 5 : Unknown function) — protein MIRAKYLKRIFSVNIIYSKSSYNNTNEKSIVIAAFVNCLFCFEKYLYH, from the coding sequence GTGATTCGTGCAAAATATTTGAAACGGATTTTTAGCGTCAACATTATCTATTCAAAAAGCAGCTATAACAATACCAATGAAAAAAGTATTGTTATAGCTGCTTTTGTTAATTGCTTATTTTGTTTTGAAAAGTACTTATATCACTAA
- the proC gene encoding Pyrroline-5-carboxylate reductase yields MKLGFIGSGNMAKAMMRGIIKSGLLPADEIMASDLSTASLEATKTSLNVNVTNDNLSVAACDTVVLSVKPQYYADVIHQIAPYVKENTLIVTIAPGMTMEKVCRLFGREIKLVRTMPNTPAMVGEGMTAACANQKVTSEEMDYVCSLLRGFGKCAVVSESMMDAVVAISGSSPAYVDMMIEALADGAVMEGMPRALAYQFAAQAVLGSAKMVLETGKHPAELKDMVCSPAGTTIEAVRVLEEKGFRSSLIEAVNACVQKARSM; encoded by the coding sequence ATGAAATTAGGATTTATAGGCTCCGGAAATATGGCGAAAGCAATGATGAGGGGAATTATTAAATCAGGATTGTTACCTGCCGACGAAATCATGGCCTCAGACCTCTCCACAGCTAGCTTAGAGGCAACCAAGACATCGCTAAACGTAAATGTAACTAACGATAATTTATCTGTAGCTGCTTGCGATACTGTTGTTCTATCGGTCAAGCCGCAGTATTATGCCGATGTTATCCATCAAATAGCGCCCTATGTTAAGGAAAACACTCTAATTGTCACCATAGCACCGGGTATGACGATGGAAAAGGTCTGTCGCCTTTTTGGACGCGAAATCAAGCTGGTCAGAACAATGCCTAATACTCCTGCAATGGTCGGTGAAGGCATGACCGCCGCCTGTGCCAATCAAAAAGTAACTTCGGAAGAAATGGATTATGTCTGTTCCCTTCTCAGGGGATTTGGAAAATGTGCAGTCGTCTCCGAAAGCATGATGGACGCAGTTGTAGCCATCAGCGGAAGTTCTCCAGCCTATGTGGACATGATGATCGAAGCACTGGCAGACGGAGCGGTAATGGAAGGAATGCCTCGCGCACTCGCTTACCAATTCGCAGCTCAGGCAGTTTTGGGCAGTGCAAAAATGGTTTTGGAAACAGGAAAACATCCGGCAGAGCTCAAAGATATGGTTTGCTCACCGGCTGGCACAACGATAGAAGCAGTCAGAGTTCTTGAAGAGAAAGGTTTTCGCAGCAGCTTAATCGAAGCAGTCAATGCATGTGTGCAAAAAGCACGCAGCATGTAA
- a CDS encoding Threonine/serine exporter, protein MTMTQSLLQIVAAIVGTSAFAVLFEVPRKHIAFCGLTGGIGWLIYLAAQNYFHSIYAATLLAAIGLAACSRAFATLRKAPSIIFLICGIFTLVPGAGIYYFAYYILTGENTKSVANGLSSIKIMLLIALGIILAYSLPYQLFGWKKEPKKDEK, encoded by the coding sequence ATGACGATGACGCAAAGTTTACTTCAGATCGTTGCAGCCATCGTTGGAACATCGGCTTTTGCTGTTTTATTTGAAGTTCCCAGAAAACATATTGCTTTTTGTGGACTCACCGGCGGAATTGGCTGGCTGATTTATCTTGCTGCACAAAACTATTTTCATTCCATTTACGCTGCTACCCTTCTCGCAGCGATTGGACTGGCTGCCTGTTCCCGTGCTTTTGCAACTTTACGGAAAGCCCCTTCCATTATTTTTTTAATTTGTGGAATTTTCACCCTAGTCCCCGGAGCTGGAATCTATTACTTTGCCTACTATATTCTGACGGGTGAAAATACAAAATCAGTTGCAAACGGACTTAGCAGCATTAAAATTATGCTTTTAATTGCGTTAGGAATTATTTTGGCTTACTCTTTACCTTATCAATTATTTGGGTGGAAAAAGGAACCGAAAAAAGACGAAAAGTAA
- a CDS encoding conserved membrane protein of unknown function (Evidence 4 : Unknown function but conserved in other organisms) yields MMDEKERFDLVIMIGETMVENGGEISRATETMETVASQYGVREFKAFAIANGIFASALSKSGTDYSCKITCVPIRPIRLSLVDALNNLSRKISENRCTPEDARKAVEEIRNRNFANGWKTILSAGLGSFCFCYLFLGSMGDCLSAFIAGGFAYAFIKRIAPRFTSSSLSTQIIGAMIAALINCALYYIGLGNNLDRMIIGSIFPMTPGVALTISIRNFLENDYLTGLVRLVDALITAGCLAGGVGLAIQGWNLVFGGAIL; encoded by the coding sequence ATGATGGATGAAAAAGAACGGTTTGATCTTGTTATTATGATCGGAGAAACTATGGTGGAAAATGGAGGTGAAATCAGCCGTGCCACAGAAACAATGGAAACCGTAGCCTCACAGTATGGAGTTCGAGAGTTCAAAGCATTTGCCATTGCAAATGGAATTTTCGCTTCTGCCCTATCAAAAAGCGGAACCGATTACAGCTGTAAAATTACCTGCGTTCCCATTCGTCCCATTCGTCTATCCCTCGTGGATGCCCTGAACAACCTGTCTCGTAAAATTTCTGAAAATCGCTGCACACCGGAAGACGCTCGGAAAGCGGTTGAAGAAATCCGGAATCGGAATTTCGCAAACGGATGGAAAACAATTTTATCGGCAGGATTGGGAAGCTTTTGCTTTTGCTATTTGTTTTTGGGCAGTATGGGTGATTGTCTGTCCGCTTTTATCGCAGGGGGCTTCGCGTATGCTTTTATAAAGCGGATAGCACCAAGATTTACGTCCTCCAGTTTGAGTACTCAAATTATTGGCGCTATGATTGCAGCTCTAATTAACTGCGCGCTGTACTACATAGGATTGGGAAACAATCTCGATCGAATGATTATCGGCTCTATTTTTCCCATGACACCGGGGGTTGCTCTGACAATTTCCATCAGAAATTTTTTAGAAAATGATTATTTAACGGGTCTGGTTCGACTTGTCGACGCGTTGATAACAGCCGGATGCCTTGCAGGAGGAGTTGGGCTTGCCATTCAAGGCTGGAATTTGGTTTTTGGGGGAGCAATATTATGA
- a CDS encoding protein of unknown function (Evidence 5 : Unknown function), producing the protein MKKSGIGISQTDGKQFYRQDWEAFAFAICFWAVWVIVCPLLSQGASRMLL; encoded by the coding sequence TTGAAGAAATCCGGAATCGGAATTTCGCAAACGGATGGAAAACAATTTTATCGGCAGGATTGGGAAGCTTTTGCTTTTGCTATTTGTTTTTGGGCAGTATGGGTGATTGTCTGTCCGCTTTTATCGCAGGGGGCTTCGCGTATGCTTTTATAA